A stretch of Lagopus muta isolate bLagMut1 chromosome 9, bLagMut1 primary, whole genome shotgun sequence DNA encodes these proteins:
- the GPR160 gene encoding probable G-protein coupled receptor 160, with product MAALLCENCSSRYHQPQLNQPLEISLMLLLVMFGKVCLDFFMLQVKHKKVKVSFMGYFCVSLALLDFILLLNIAVILYLEDFALWGVRFTKYHICLFTQIISLTYGTLHYPVYLVAGLDYYMTIAQTSQFPRRGRRLFYIFVVVFIWISGFFCVLQVPAIYEELEVRNHFSPYQCPLYISVQSYSVSVAMLVLIGMALVVCWKEMITMLLSVRVASFASQPVLLFSYVPNDNSTCFKRQLLTRLLICFLGTWAPFVLLQFIILFLGAWIPAYMEMNVPWLYFINSFLIAVAYWCRCHDVELTEEMWSTDPFVSWKFCFMPFNNENTEPAEKPGTVIVIC from the coding sequence ATGGCTGCTCTACTCTGTGAGAATTGCTCTAGTCGGTACCACCAGCCCCAGCTCAACCAGCCCCTGGAGATCAGCCTCATGCTGCTTCTGGTCATGTTTGGAAAAGTGTGCCTGGATTTCTTCATGCTGCAAGTTAAGCACAAGAAAGTGAAAGTTAGTTTTATGGGATATTTTTGTGTCTCTTTGGCACTTCTTGATTTCATACTGCTGCTGAACATAGCTGTCATCCTCTATTTGGAGGATTTTGCACTCTGGGGTGTCAGATTTACCAAGTACCACATCTGCCTGTTCACTCAGATCATTTCTCTCACTTACGGTACTTTGCATTACCCGGTGTATCTCGTGGCAGGTCTGGATTACTACATGACTATAGCCCAAACCTCTCAATTCCCCCGAAGAGGTCGAAGACTATTTTACATCTTTGTTGTGGTTTTCATATGGATCTCAggctttttttgtgttctgcaaGTTCCTGCCATCTATGAAGAACTAGAAGTTCGGAACCATTTCTCTCCTTATCAGTGTCCCCTCTACATCAGCGTGCAGAGCTACTCGGTCTCAGTTGCCATGCTGGTTCTCATAGGCATGGCTCTCGTGGTTTGCTGGAAGGAAATGATCACCATGCTGCTGTCTGTGAGGGTGGCCTCCTTTGCCAGCCAGCCCGTCCTGCTGTTCTCCTATGTGCCCAACGACAACAGCACTTGTTTCAAGCGGCAGCTTCTGACCAGACTCCTCATCTGCTTCCTTGGCACTTGGGCACCTTTTGTTCTTCTCCAGTTTATCATCTTGTTTCTTGGTGCTTGGATTCCAGCCTACATGGAGATGAACGTCCCTTGGCTGTACTTCATCAACAGCTTTCTTATTGCAGTAGCATACTGGTGTCGATGTCACGACGTTGAATTGACAGAGGAGATGTGGTCTACAGATCCATTTGTCAGCTGGAAATTCTGCTTTATGCCATTTAacaatgaaaacacagagcCAGCTGAAAAGCCAGGCACAGTAATTGTAATCTGTTAA